The Anopheles moucheti chromosome 3, idAnoMoucSN_F20_07, whole genome shotgun sequence genome contains the following window.
GGAAAAACGTAAttcgttttccattccaaCAAATACCGTCGAACCTATAGATGAATGCGaaccaacaccaccacgtTACTGCGTATCACTCGACTCGGACAGTGACGATCTATTTGGGGAAGAAATACTCGAGCCGGACCACGATCAAGCCAAACGTTCGCAGCAGAGCAGCGGCAAACCGAGTGCCTTCAATATTATCATGAGCAATTCGGCAAAAAGCTTTCGGCGAACACAATCTCGACGCAACTCAAATGAATCGCGCTCTTTCTCGTTCGGGCGACGATCCTCGATCTATCAGTCATCGCTTCTTGATGCTGGTTTTGAGCGCATATCTAGTCCCACGctagaagaaaaggaaaactttgtTCCACAGGAATGTAATTCAAGAACACCAGTAAAACAATCGACGGAATTGCTCACTCCATCTGTGCCATCGGAGCAGGAGCGTGTCATAAAGGTGATCCTCGATAATGGAGAAACGTACAGTATACAGTATGATGAGCAGCTGAACTCATCGTCACACCCGGTTGAATGGCTAACGAATGCGGTTGCCAAACAGTACATTTTGTAAGTATTATCGTTACTTATTTTGTGTCATAGTATATTACAACAATATTCTCTTGTTGCAGCAATCACGGTAAACGTCCATTAGTTAAACTGAAAGCTGTTGAAGGTTTGGCCGCTTCggtaaatttatatttaaattccGATACCCTGCACAAGCTGTTACAAACAGGTTCAACTGACAGCACTACTGTATACGGTGAAATTTACGGCCAGGAACACGTCGATTTGGTACCGTTTTATGATAATTATTGCACAGAACATAAACTTGGTATGTATGATAGCTTTGTTTACACAACCTTCGCcgttttttatcgtttttacgATCTATTTCTTGCAGAGAATGATACCAATTTACGCAATCGTCTCAAAATGATGGATCGACGTCACGCCATCATACTGGAAAATGATTTTGCCTTCAACATTTCGTCCATCGCAGCGAAGCATGTACTGTCCATTGTTCTTATGGTGACATTTTTTCAGCAGGAATGGCTGAAACAGTTAGACCTTTCCATGAATAGCATCACGGATGATAATATTGCCACGCTTGTCCGGTATCTGCCATCCTGTAGGCAGCTGCGTATTTTACAGCTGGCGGGTAATATGCTCACCAGTAAAAGTGTGGAAATGCTTTGCTTTGGGTGTAGGGACTCTGCGGATATGACCACCGATGGAACAAGCACCAACCCAGCCGCCATCGGGGGCGGTTTGCTAACCAGACTAGATCTAAGCAGCAACCCACTGGAAGACGATGCTTTGGTCCCGCTAAACCGGTTGTGTAGCAATTTGCCATTCCTTCGCGTGTTACGCATTCGCTCTACGGAGGTAACAACTTTCAACCCCACCATCTTCCCGACCGCCCAGCTTAATCGTTTGGAAACGTTTGACATTTCCGACAATAAGCTCACGGAACGTTCCGTGCAGTGTCTTTTAGAGCAGCTGGCTGAGGGTAACCTGCGTGAAGCGTATCTCACGTCGCTACCTGTACAATGTGTCAATATGAAACCTAAACTGTGGCAAACGCTGTCGCAGAATCGGATGAATGAATTACGCATACTCAGTCTGGGCAACTGTCGGCTGACGGACGACGAAATAGAAACTACACTTTTACCCGCCATCGGACGAAATTGTGCATCGCTGGCACAGTTGGATCTATCGCACAATATCAGTCTTACGAAACGTTCTTTTTTGGCCATCTTCCGGCACTGTGCCAGTGCCGTGTTTGAGCTGAAGGAAGTAAATTTTCACCACGACGTACAGCTGTGGGTAGATATGGAAACATTCGAATCCACCAATCAACTGCTGGAGTTGATCGAATACAGCCCGACTGTGTGTTATCCTACACAGATACACGCCACTCTTCCGGTGTGTCCTGCTTACAGTGTAGAACGGTGCGAAAAGTTGCTTGCagcgatggaaaacttttggTGTTCGTTGCGACCATCGAGTAAATCAAGCTTAAAAAGGCACCCAAATAGTTTCCACGTAGCGCTTAGCGTCGGTTCAGCACAGCTAGCCCAGTCTTAAGGTATTAAATATTCCCTGAAGAATTATTCCCATTAAGcaattgtaaatattttagcTATTAAccacagaaaacaaaatcataaaacacGCAGAATAACGTAATGCGATAGATCAATTCAGTTCAATGAACAAATTTCcgaacaatttaatttttcccttTCTCCCAATACTGCCGTAGTGTGTATTATGTGTGTTAGTGTTTTATTAGTGTACTCTATATTATGCCTAGATCGTTGATAAGCGTTGAAAATCGTAAAGAATATCTTACGCAAAGGGCTCTACGTAAACGTGGTTTGCACTTTCATCTCGCACTGCTGAAACCGGACCATTGGGCCACTAATAATACCACAATTGTTGTACCGCACGGCATGTGCGCGCATGTTTGATTATCACTGCAATTGACAACGGGTGCTATCGAGCGGTCTGCTGCAACTTTCTGGTCCCGAAATGGGGGAAATCCTCCACAGACGGCGTTGGAGTTAGGAGTAAAGCGAGGAAGCAAGCTGCTCGTAGATACTGGTCAGCTCATTGTACAGCTGCTTCTTAAGCGTTTTCGATGCACCCCATGGCCGTGCGGTGTCAACGTCCGATCTGCTGACGGGCTGTGCGCAACGCTCCAGGATGCGCAGCAACCGGTTGGGACTTTTCTCCGTCACCAGAATGCCCGGTTCCGTCGCAGTTCCACGAAATATCTATCCGAAAGGTAAGTTACACCCAGTCCCATCAGCGCTAAATGCATACTAACGCCAGTTCTATACTTTTTTAGGATAAACACCAAACCATGCTTACCTTTTCGCAGACAATTTGCAGATTGTTGTTCAGCAAACCGGTCGTACACTGGCGGCTGGTGGTGTTGCAACGGCTGCGACAATCGTGATAGCTACAGTCGGCATCTTCCGCACACCAGCGTCCATCCGACAGgtgccgatcgatcgatccctCCGTAGTGATGTACCGCAAATCGTGATACTTCATCCGACTGTCACTGATGCCGAAGCCGGCCAACAGCACCGAACACATCTGGAACCGGTTCTGCGCCATATCGTCCAGGTAGTCCAGTATCAGTACCGCCACCTTCAGATGGTACCGCCACTTGGACAGGTCGATGTGGTTTGTAAAGTGGTACCGGCGCTCATCAAACTCAACCGTGTCGAGCAGCTCGGTAATGAACAGATCACCGCACGTACCGATCACCTGCGGGAAGATCTCCCGCTCCTCGTACAACCGGCTCAACAGGTACTCGTTGTTCTGTATCAGGTTCCAGCTGTTGCGCATACTGGCCCGGAACAGAATGTGATTGTTCTTGTTCTTCAGCTTCAGCAAGCTGTTCAGCTTGTCGAACGGTAGCTGCAGATTATACCGCAACTCGATATAGCGCCGCACAATGCCAACGTACTCCGTTTCCGTCGGGAAGTGTTCCTCCTGGTGGCGGCTATCGATCCAGGAAAGTTTCTCATAACTGGCATCCGGCACTGCGTGCTGCAAATGGGAAAGAGGCATTACCATCCAATGGTAAGTTTTGAGATTCTGTAAAGAAAACCACCCTAGAATTACCTTCACCACTACAAACTGCTGAGCTTTACGTGCCAGAAAGCGGTTAGGATTGAACGTGTACTCCGATGTGCGTGTGGCCGGTGGACAGTGGAATTCCGATATTGTATCACCGGCACACAGTTCCGGACACATGTAGCCAGTGATTTCGTTCGTGTAATACTGATTGCACTGAAATCGAACAAGATTTAGCACGTGAAACGCGTGGCGTGTTgcaaccaaaaccaaccaaactTACTATTTTCGATATCTTCCATTCAACCAGCACATCGAAACAGTAGTGCATGCCGCTCAGCAGGTAACCCACCACACAAAGCACTACCATTAACAGGATCACAGCCGTGGTCAGCACACAGTACTGGCGTCTTCTGGGTGAGAAGCGAAATCTGCGGGTCATACTTTTGAACCGACTGTGCAATACCAGggcactgttgctgctgattgtCATTGCGACCGCTGGCAGGTTAGTAGACAAAAGGTATGTTAGTACAGTTGAATCCTTACATCCTTTTATTTATTGTCCACAGCAGTTAAttgaccgtgtgtgtgtgtggttgatcTTACCCCTGACCAAGCCTTAAAACTATTCCAGCTACAGCGTTCGCTTCCGGTCGCAGAGCTATGtaccaaaccaaaacaattCGGTCGAACCGCCGGtatgttggtggtggtttttgcttttgcctcGATTGATTGttacataaaaacaaatgtccGCCCTTAAAATGTCACCGTCCCGAACCAAGGACGCAAAAatttgcgtgcgtgtgcgccAGTCCGCCCTGCTCGAGGTTcggggatttttgttttcctgagTGACGTCATATGGGTCGGGGAACGCACGAGCTCCACAAAATAGCAACGTACCATCGCGCGCATGTCCCGGTCGGAAATGCATCACCGCCAAGCCTTTCCCCGCTTTTTGTGTTGGTGCTAAGTTCACTGTCATCGGCCATGCAGTTTGCGACCAAACCGAATCTGTGCCGAAGGATTCATTCAACTGGAAAGCACGTGGTTCTGGTCTTGCATCACGTAGTAGCACGCACGCTCCGTAGCAGCGCGTTGATTTGTGGATGCATTCGATGCACTTCGTGCCGCATGCACAAGCACAAGTGCAATGTTGTGAGCAGTGAGTTTTGTGCCTGGTGTCATTGGACGTTCAACGAATGTGGAGGGAAATGTGcatcaattttcttttattggtACATTGACTAAACCCCCACTCCGTTTGCTTTTTAATCGAGCTGCATCCATGTTTTGAGACGCGGCGAATTTTTGATAGCGCAATGTGCACTTCCTGCAGATAATGTTGTGCTCTACCTACTAAGGTCATTACTCGCAACCCACACAGGCCAAACACGGGGTCGTTGCACCGATTTATCGATCCGCAACAAAGCTTCCGGAATGACCTACTTTCCGGTCACCTCCAGAATAACTCATTTCACATTTTGTGGAACACATTCAGTTAGGTAATAACTAAACAACTTAAGATAAACTTTTAGGTTTAGTAGAGAAATTTTGCGCACCGCATTTTTCGGCATTGAGCAATTTTGTGTTACAGATTTTACAAATTTGAAAATCCTTATCAATTTGTAGTTCATAAATTAGGACAAATTGGATTTTGTAAGTGCATTTACCTATGAGCAGTGAAGTTGACAAGGGGAGCGAGTCCTAGCGAGAGCAGAAATATCGCTCACTTCTCTCTCGATTCTCGTTCTCGTGGAACGAAAACGAGAGTGAAAGTGACcgaaaaaaatgaatgtttaAGGGTTGCAAAGGGAAGGTACTATCATAGACTGTATCGGGAGAGCTAGGTGTGTGTTTACAGTTTTCATAGAACAGCGATTGAAGCGAGAACAGCGAGTAGAATGAATTCTACTGAATGGATgtcaattaaacaatttttgggcagttttttttaagaactCCCAAAAAAGGATACTTTTATAGTAATAACGTACAATCATAGTATTCTGAACAAAATCTATCCACCTACCTTTTCGGCAAGATCAAACGGTCAACCAACGAGTGCCCAAACTTCAAACATCTCGCCGGCACAACCAAACCCAAAACACGCATGCGCGATTTATGCTCTTTCACATTAAAGCGAAAGATAGaaatgttgtgtatgtgtgagagagagagagagagagagagagagagagagaaagagagaaacagagagaaGCATGGTAAAAGAGCGGAGGAAACGCACaatgttgttttgcaattgCACTGAGCATAGAACGCATTTGTACGGCGAGTATGTTGCTGCTACGAAGCAGCGAGAGCAGACGTGTAgtacaactttttttttttgacagctGCGAGAGCGTATCAGCTGGTGAGCGACGGTTGACGGTATGAGCGCGCGACCTTGCAACGTCCTTCTCTTGACACTTTGGCTTGGCTAAAACGACGAACGGACGGCAAACGGACCGCTGGCGCTTTCACGGTGGATTGACCTGGGGAGTCTTTGCCAAAGCGACGTCCGCTGCGGAACATCTTTCGAGTGCCTCCGTTGCTGGTGCCACGCTGACACAGAGCACCACAGAATCCCATTcacatacccacacacacacgcacacactcaccaCAGCCTCCAACCTCCCACACGAAGCGTGCCAAGCGGGAACACTTAACTACAGAGTGCGGTGTACACATATCGGAATTCCAGCGCACCCTTCGTTCAAAAGTGATCGAGCTGTAGGCGGTTCTCTGTACGGTGATACTACTTCATACGCTTCACAACTCCAAAACCCCTTCAAAACCGATCAACCCTCACCGATCGGTTGCCAACCCGTCGCCCAGTGCCCTTACCGGTAAGCCCCCCCCCAATCTTATCAGAAGGACCAAACACTCCCACCGGGAAGGGCGAGAGTAGCAACAAAGGAATGTGCTAGAACTGTCTCGTTGCTACCATCAAAGCAATCCTTGGTAATGGAAGTACATTCAGTGCCCGCACCACGTGTTGTTTATGTGATGTTTTCGGTGTTGCAAGAGTATCCTTCGGTTGGAAACTGTAGTTCGCCACCATCCGCGCGTAATATTCGCGCGCAAAATGAAACCGAATAATTGTGCAAATGCTTCGTGTAGGTGTTGGTGCGCGATGTGTCTGTGTGCCGGAATTACCATTACTATCGATTGAGAAGCTCTCAGGACCTTCCGGAGTTGACCTTTTCAAAGATACCTCCGTGGCAGGAGGCATTACCTCCCGTTGTTCGTTCGATTTTCTTTCAAAGTTGAAAAGGacactttgttttttttttttgtttgttgctctgTGTTGCTTGTTCTACCATTTATCCAGGTGTCTTTCTTTACATTTCGTCTTCAGAAACGGCAACAGCGGTCCAAGGCTTCCCTTGGGAATGATGATGAAACAGTCAccacaccaaaccaaaccctAGCCGTACCTGTATACCTGTTTTGGAAGAATAGCATCCCGTGGCTATTCTATCGCAGAACACGGGATTATCgcgttttggtgtttggtgctATCGGCAGCAATCCTCTCGTTCGCATCTCTAGCCCGAAGAGTGTACGAGAGTGGTTGGGATCAACTTCATCCCAGATCGTTGGTAACGATCGCAATATGGTGGTGAATCGGTGTGTTCCGTGCCATAAGTTCTTTGGAACTCTGCTCTGCGGTCGTCAGTGCTAAAGTGGTGCTCAGGTTgaaattcaaccagaagttcAAAAGTGGTGGTCGAACGTGAGTGTGCAGTGAGTTGTGTTGCGGAGGTGCTCGGAAGATTACGTATACGAAACGGCTCTGCAGTCTGCCAGTGCAACAACAGAAGCAAGAAGTGAGAATTTCCTCTCTAAATTTTCATCCGAACCCTTCGAAAGTGCACTAAGGGCAATGTTCGTTAGTTTcgctggcaaaaaaaaataattaaataaacaaagcaTCCTTTAACACACACCCACTCACGTAGCCCATCATCGATCATCAACACACACCCACGCCCACAAGTGCTGcattgttctcatagtcaagGTGCACAAGATCATCTTTTTACGGTGCTGCAAGTGCTATACATTGTTCGGTGCGGTGCAGATTGTTGTGTGGTACTTATATTCTTGTATAAATGCAATAGCCCTCATAGTGATATTATCCATCtcccgtgtgtgtttgtgtggcgtgtttgttttgtttttcgcgaTTGTCCTTCTGCGTTCTGGTGTGGTCCTTCGTGTGTGGTGTTGACGCGTACAAGTGCATCGAAATTTTGTGCTCACTGAACAGTGCACGCGATCAGCGACCGTGATACAGGGCCGGGTTCCGAACGGATCTTCACCGCCATCGCAGTGGTCATTTTGGCGACCAGACTGCTCATCGGCGGCTGTCCACGACGACCGAACAGACTGTTACGCTACGCGCATACTACAACCGAACTCCACGTCGACCCTAACCGGTGGTTTTGCAGTCGAGCAGCTGATCCGGCATCTGTTCGGCGCCGATCAGCTCACCATCAGCGTCACAGTGACAGCGATTGTTATAGGACTTCTAATAGAGCTACGGTAAGTCAGCGAGCAAGCGAGGGTTCGGATAGGATGTTTTTGGTCACGCATGCGTGCATGATCGTGTaccgattttgtttttcggtaCCGTAATGTGTCGAGATCTTCTTAGACGCTCGCTACGAAATCATTCTGACCTCCATTTGAACTTTTCCAGCCGGTGTCAGTCCGCTCGTACAGGCCACGCGTAGCGGAACACACGCGATGATGGGTTCGATccaatttttcactttcccCCACTTACTAAGCCAGCacaagtgtgtgtttgtgttgatcTGAACGCACATTGCTGATTGACGAAAAGATCTTCAACACTTTAGCTCTTCTTGACATTTCTTTTAACGATTGTTATCATActtgatgcattttttattaaaacggaaaatcctaacaaaacaaacagtttcTGTCGGTTTGtgttaaaattgtttactAAAATTGCACCGTTCGTTCCAAAAATAATTTGCTTAACTCTAATGTTTGCGTAGGTCGAATTCCCTTCATAatatatttagtattcagcGATTCAATACTTCTTTTCGCGTTACGAATCACATTCACAATTGTAATTTCTATGTTTATTTCGACAATTATAGTATatctttattaaaattattttttatcacaGTAAAATGTAACATATTTTTGTCAAAATTGACAAATAAACAATGCCACACACTAAATTaaacgaactgtcaaaattttaGAGATTCGTGTACCTTTAGTGTAGACTACTTACAAAGATTAATTCTGACGAGtggaaaatttaaagaaaaaaatatgaagaaaTGCTGTAGGTTAGTGGTAAAATTACTTACTTACTCACAAAAATGAATTCTGACCAAATTGTAACTAATCTTTGAACATTGTCCAAAAGATTCAATACACCCACTGTACTAGTGATGCAATGTTTGATGTTTACTCCCAGTAACTTTCAACATTctgaatttaaaaatgtaatgtTTTCCCCTTATAACGGCCATTTTACACAGCCACACAAAAGAACGCCTTAAACCATTTAAACTTCAATAAAACCAActggaaatattattttatgttgcATCACACATTGACCTGATACTGTTTAGATCAGGACTTGTGCGAAATTATCCCACACAAACTCACACGCTCGCTTTCTCTTTCCTCCGAttgaaaggagaaaaaaatctattttcAAACCCCCGTGTGCGCCCTGCCGTCATTTTCTGTGCCGTGTGTGTAAGTCGggcttaaaaataaacaacaacccaAACCCGtatcaattttgttttgtcgccATTCCGCAAAACACCTGAAGATCGTGGTATGCAATATTGAACATATTGGTTTGGTTACTATTGCCAACGGAAAGGGGAAATGATCAACTCTTACCTGTACGGTACGAAACGACGAGTTCACCTAACCTCCACGTTgcatgttgttgtgtgagcaTTCTACCACAAACATTGTCCGGTCGGAGTTGACGTACTTGCCCACCCACGGGATTGAGTATGTGAT
Protein-coding sequences here:
- the LOC128304337 gene encoding divergent protein kinase domain 1B → MTISSNSALVLHSRFKSMTRRFRFSPRRRQYCVLTTAVILLMVVLCVVGYLLSGMHYCFDVLVEWKISKICNQYYTNEITGYMCPELCAGDTISEFHCPPATRTSEYTFNPNRFLARKAQQFVVVKHAVPDASYEKLSWIDSRHQEEHFPTETEYVGIVRRYIELRYNLQLPFDKLNSLLKLKNKNNHILFRASMRNSWNLIQNNEYLLSRLYEEREIFPQVIGTCGDLFITELLDTVEFDERRYHFTNHIDLSKWRYHLKVAVLILDYLDDMAQNRFQMCSVLLAGFGISDSRMKYHDLRYITTEGSIDRHLSDGRWCAEDADCSYHDCRSRCNTTSRQCTTGLLNNNLQIVCEKIFRGTATEPGILVTEKSPNRLLRILERCAQPVSRSDVDTARPWGASKTLKKQLYNELTSIYEQLASSLYS